A genomic window from Amia ocellicauda isolate fAmiCal2 chromosome 15, fAmiCal2.hap1, whole genome shotgun sequence includes:
- the LOC136711085 gene encoding uncharacterized protein LOC136711085, which produces MLICWIVLAVTVTAVSSDPVSVSVRVGDSVTLPCDGSACRGTPEEQLYIKWETVDQDVYVFRRGTVHPGPGFENRAEVPLERIRQGDFSLTLQHTLLSDGEIYECFCEGERKRDAFLGDVRLTITGCKESASLSYGQPLSLRLYSRAAVTVRFNPAGTGASLPVCAVEGGTVTPDPAYVPRVSGQEQEVTLSALTFTDQGTYTVLDSQSRTISTVNVTVTAQRDALTLPSGASLSLPLYSPGPVELLFAAAGEGACVSVCAVERGTASRPGPGYEHRVSVQNGSLTLRSLTAADQGNYTLRESGNNCTVSNVSVSVCDTVRGSGVLRRSRVGAVVAVLLLVTGIAVIIGHGLCFRGRVRERRTESQQV; this is translated from the exons ATGCTGATCTGCTGGATTGTTCTGGCTGTGACTGTCACTGCAG tctccTCAGATcctgtctcagtgtcagtgagaGTCGGGGACTCTGTCACTCTGCCCTGTGATGGATCAGCTTGCAGAGGGACTCCTGAAGAGCAGCTCTACATTAAGTGGGAGACAGTGGATCAGGATGTCTATGTGTTCAGGAGAGGCACAGTCCACCCCGGCCCTGGGTTTGAGAACAGAGCTGAGGTTCCCCTGGAGAGGATCAGACAGGGGGACTTCTCTCTGACCCTCCAGCACACACTGCTCTCTGATGGAGAGATATACGAGTGTttctgtgagggagagagaaaacggGATGCTTTTCTTGGAGATGTTCGGCTCACCATCACAG GCTGTAAGGAGAGCGCCTCTCTCTCCTATGGGCAGCCCCTGAGCCTCCGTCTGTACAGCAGGGCAGCTGTGACAGTGCGGTTTAACCCTGCGGGCACTGGAGCCTCTCTCccagtgtgtgctgtagagggcggcaccgtgacccctgaccctgcCTATGTGCCTCGAGTCTCAGGGCAGGAGCAGGAGGTCACACTGTCTGCACTGACCTTCACTGACCAGGGCACCTACACAGTGCTGGACTCCCAGAGCAGGACCATCAGCACTGTGAACGTCACTGTGACAG CTCAGAGAGACGCCCTCACCCTGCCGTCTGGAGCCTCGCTGTCTCTCCCGCTCTACTCTCCTGGGCCGGTGGAgttgctgtttgctgctgcaggagagggagcctgtgtctcagtgtgcgctGTGGAGAGGGGCACAGCGAGCCGCCCTGGCCCCGGGTACGAGCAcagagtgtcagtgcagaacGGTTCTCTGACCCTGCGCTCACTCACAGCAGCTGACCAGGGAAACTACACACTGAGGGAGTCAGGGAACAACTGCACTGTCAGCaacgtctctgtgtctgtgtgtgacacTGTGAGAG GGTCGGGGGTTCTCAGGAGGTCCAGGGTGGGTGCAGTGGTGGCAGTGCTGCTGCTTGTCACTGGGATTGCAGTGATCATTGGGCACGGACTGTGTTTCAGgggaagagtgagagagagacggacagaaTCTCAACAGGTCTGA